The window CAACCTATCCGACGGGGACCTGGTGCTTCTTGTTGGCGTCCGACACGGTGGATCCGATGGCCGAAGTGGATCCGGTTCGAAGAAAAAACATCGCGGCTCGTTGTCGTTACTATACGGAGTTCCACCAGCAGGCAGCCTTTGTGATGCCCGCCTTTGTCAAGGAAGCTTTGTCAGCGGCCTCGAGTTCACCCTGACATTCGGATGATTGCCAATGTTCGCAGGCGGGTACGGGTGGCCAAGCTGCGCCGACGGGCTTTTATCTATCGGGTTCTTGGCTGGATTTTTCATCGGATCGGGATCGGGCTGACGTCGAGAAGGACACCGTTGGTCATCTTGGCTCTGGCGGTTGTGTCCTTCGCATGCAATGAAGTGGTTTCGGGGATTGTCCCCCTGGAGACAACGCTATACGTGGCTGCCGCCGCAGTTGTCTTAGTATTGGTGCAATTCTTTCGGCGACCATCTCATGTGGTGACCACTGATCCCATCGAACCGGACACCACGACTCACAGATGTTACTTCGTCAGTTTGTCAACTTTTCCGGATCGGGTTACGGCGATCTACTGGCAGTCTTTGTTATGGCCAAGTGAGACCATCCCGATTCTCAAGGGAGAAAGGAACTGGACGTCCAAGAACAAGTACTGTGAGGTATCCATTAGGGATTGTCGCGGACGAATGGTAGCCTTCTTTGAGATCTGGGCCTTTTCGAACCATTTCATGAATTTACTGAAAACCGGCGAACGTGAGATCATGGATGTGCAGCGGAAAGATGTGCTTGACTATACTGAAATGCAGGATTCGCCCGATCTTTATATTGCCCTCCTCCTCACGCGCTGTGGAGTGTACAAGCAACGGATGAAGGAGGAGGAATGGGCACATGTGTTGGGTGCCACCATCTGGGGAATGGCAGAATACATATGTCTATTTCACGGAAGAAACCTTCCGAAGACGCTCTATGCGGTTCCCTATAGTCGGTCAGTTGAGAAACTCCTGGGTCGGCACTTCCAGCGGAGTCCATTCTATAAGCATCCTCGCACCTATCGTTCAGATCCCGGAGTCACGGTTGGATCGCCCCAGCTATATGAAAGAAAGTTTTTTTCGTGTGAAGAGGTCAGATCCTTTGCCCGTGAGATCGCACCTTCCTTCCACGCGGCTGATGTCTCGCTGGAAATCGCTTTGCCCCGTGGATCCTGACAATGCCGAAACGCAAGGAGGCGAGCCATCGCGCCGTTTGGGCGGAGACGTCAGTCTTGTCGGGGCGAAAGGGCGAGACATGAAGACGGTTTTGGCTGAGTGCGATCGGAGTACCACGGTCAATTATTGCGGCTGGTGACGAAAGCCTTGATCCTTCAGAAAGCTCGGCCTTTTCTCGCTGCCAATTCAAATCCCGAAAGCGCGGAGCTGGTTTTATTCGGCTGGCCGTTTGACGGTACTTGTTCGTTTCGAGCGGGAACTCGCTTCGGTCCGGGGGCAATTCGTGAGGCGTCCGAGGTTCTTGAATCCTATTGTCCGGTGGCCAGACGAGATTTGGAAGACGTACGGTTTGCGGATGTGGGGGATCTTCCGGTCCCGCCGGGGGATCTCCAGACCTCACTGGATATGGCATATCGTATGGCGACTGCCATTCGTTCCGCTGGGCAAATTCCTGCAGTATTGGGGGGAGAACACACGCTGTCGTTGCCGCTGATCCGGGCGGCGCATGAGGCCGATCCGAATCTGGCAGTGATACATTTTGACGCGCATTTCGACTTGAGAAATCAGTACTTAGGTGTCGAAACCTGCCACGCAACCGTCCTCCGGCGGGTCAGCGATTTCATCCAGCCGTCACATATTTTGCATATCGGTCAACGGTCAGGAATCAAGGAAGAGTTTGACCGATCTGAACTTCTCGGCAATTACTGCCCCGCTTCTGCCAAACCCGAGGATATTTGCCAATGGGTTGGCGATCGGCCTATTTATGTGACTGTAGATTTGGATGTTCTCGATCCATCCGTACTTCCCGGAACAGGAACACCGGAACCCGGTGGCGTTTCCTTCGCAACGTTGCAGGGCTGGCTTCAGGGATTGTCCAGTTGCCGATGGCGGGGCTGGGATGTGGTTGAGCTCTCCCCGGACTATGATCGGACCCAAGTATCCTCAATCGTGGCGGCCAAGGTCACACGAACGATGATTTTTACCAGTACATCGCAAACCGCTTGAGCCGAGTAGGCGGTACGGGAATTTCACAGAAGTATCTATAAAACATATATATATGATAGTATGAGACGAATGCCGAGGCGAAGGATTGCTAAGGTCTATGACCTGCAATGGTTTCCGGCTTTCGATCGGCGGACTCGCGGGGGGCAGCCACGTTCAACTTTTTACTTGACAACATATTTAGAAAAGTGTATATTGGGGGAACTTTCACTGGTATAGAAGTTTCTTACACTTAGGTTCGCAAAGGTCACTGAAGTTTGGCCCCTTTGAGATCTCTAAGTTTCGTGCCTTCCTGCAGTTGGTCACAATGCCTGGGCGACCCTGCAGAGGGGGTTTGTGTCTTTTTCCGCGTGCCACAAAGGACGCACAGATAGGTAGAATATGACCGATCCTCACTGTTTTTCATTCGATCCCTTTCTGTCTCCCTTCTTTTCCACTCGCCTCGACCGACGGACCGCCCAGACTGGCGGCCCGGTGTCGCGTTCGATGACGATGTCCCTTCCCAAGTTTATAAGAACGAAGCATTTCCATATTGAGGAGAGCCACAAAATGAGGTCCACGACTCCTTTTGTGTGGATTGCCGCTGCTCTGGTTCTGCTCGCGGGTTTCTTCCCGAGCACGGATGCCTTCGCGCAATTCGCGTTCGATGGCACTACTGTCCAGTGCATCGACAATGGAGGCGCGCCCGACACCGTAGATGCGACCAATGATTCAATCTTGGTTCGATTGCGCTACGGAGGTGACGAACGTTTCATTGACGTCTTGGAGCTCACGCTCAAGCCGTCTTTGGGATCGGGCATTATTCCGTACACTCCCGACACGGTCATTTGCGTCACATCAGGCGGTACGTTCAACGGGTATCGCATGACGGTGGACTCGATCTATCCGAACATGGGTCTGGTTGGACCCCACCCGGATAGCGCGGTGATCGTTGGCTCAGTCCGTCTCCGTCTCATCAACATCTGCACCACGCCCGGGCAAGCGTTGTCGTTTGAAGCCGGCGCCCGAGGGGTGTGGAATACCGGTGGCTCCGACAAGTGCGGTGTGGCAACGGTAGTGGGCTACCTGCCGCAAAACTGCGTCGTGTGCACCGAAGGCTGCGTCCTGATCCAGTACCAGGAAATCTGTGGTTTCCGGGACGACGGGATCGTGGCCATTGACGACCGGATCTGGCTCGACTCTCTGGAAACCAGCAATCTGCTCAGTGCCGGAGTGGACACCGTCCGCTATTTCGCGGACTTCCGCCACATTACCGGAGACCCGGACGACAGCCTCTATCCTGCCGCCGGCTTGGTCAACGCGGCGCGGGATACGGCTACGGTGCTTGAGGTTAACCTCGAAAACGGTATTCTCCCGTGTGCCGACACCATCTGGATCGCCCGCATTCGCTACCACCAGACCGATCCCTTGCTCCATGACACCACGATGCGGGTGTTCGGCTGCGAACGAGCGGTGGATAATGTCCGACCGGAATTCAGTCTGGGCATGATTGACACCATCGCGGTCATCAACGGAAACTACATCGAAAACGACACGCTGGCCGGTTGTTGCGATACCCTTCGCATTTGGATGGCTACCGACAGCAACCAACTCGGTGGTGCTTGGCCGTTCTATGGTGCCGTCGA is drawn from bacterium and contains these coding sequences:
- the speB gene encoding agmatinase — encoded protein: MRLVTKALILQKARPFLAANSNPESAELVLFGWPFDGTCSFRAGTRFGPGAIREASEVLESYCPVARRDLEDVRFADVGDLPVPPGDLQTSLDMAYRMATAIRSAGQIPAVLGGEHTLSLPLIRAAHEADPNLAVIHFDAHFDLRNQYLGVETCHATVLRRVSDFIQPSHILHIGQRSGIKEEFDRSELLGNYCPASAKPEDICQWVGDRPIYVTVDLDVLDPSVLPGTGTPEPGGVSFATLQGWLQGLSSCRWRGWDVVELSPDYDRTQVSSIVAAKVTRTMIFTSTSQTA